One genomic region from Cardiocondyla obscurior isolate alpha-2009 linkage group LG01, Cobs3.1, whole genome shotgun sequence encodes:
- the Mccc1 gene encoding methylcrotonoyl-CoA carboxylase subunit alpha, mitochondrial isoform X1, protein MHVSFLTAEQYAKKYVRTIEKIQLLVALPHYYAFVKLKASQLILYVRNLHQSALKINKINKILIANRGEIACRITKTAKKLGVRTVAVYSEADRNSMHVEQADEAYCIGPAQSSQSYLRQDKILSVAKQAKCQAVHPGYGFLSENTEFAELCQKENIIFIGPPASAIRDMGIKNTSKAIMTKAGVPIIEGYHGEDQNNETLLAEARKIGFPLMIKAVRGGGGKGMRIAQKESDFIEALESARTESEKAFGDSAVLLEKYVTEPRHVEVQIFADKHGNVVYLFERDCSVQRRHQKVIEEAPAPGISQQLRQKLGEAAVRAAKAVGYVGAGTVEFILDRNTHSFYFMEMNTRLQVEHPVTEAITGLDLVEWQLRVASGEELPLKQKEISLNGHAFEARIYAENPRNGFLPGAGQLLYLKPPESTDNVRVETGVRQNDEVSVHYDPMVAKLVVWGKDRGEALNVLVSKLCDYNIAGLDTNIEFIKDLCAHPKFKSGEVHTGFIEENFEQLFPKIQTSTRVLIQGTLALILYEDVESLSISLETNNPFTPFAVETGLRLNHVLNRTFLFDVGKESNTIDVKYIEPDVYCMRVNKLGSWKKVTGTLKKTDGSLELIAEIDGIITKARTVKLNNKLHIFTKDREWQLVIPTPKFVNAITNQVEQNPYTALSPMPGLVDKVFVNKGDTVKKGDSLLVIVAMKMEHIIKASVNGIVEDVLCSKGDNVAKNKLLIKLGEFQT, encoded by the exons ATGCATGTGTCCTTCCTTACAGCTGAACAATATGCGAAAAAATACGTTCGTACAATTGAGAAAATTCAGCTACTAGTTGCTCTGCCACATTATTATGCATTTGTGAAGCTGAAAGC GAGCCAACTAATTTTGTATGTCCGAAATTTACATCAGTCAGCTCTAAAAATCAACAAGATCAACAAA attttGATAGCAAACCGAGGGGAGATAGCATGTCGCATAACAAAAACTGCAAAGAAGCTTGGTGTAAGGACTGTGGCAGTATACAGTGAGGCAGATAGAAATTCTATGCATGTGGAACAAGCTGATGAAGCTTACTGTATTGGTCCAGCTCAATCTAGTCAAAGTTATTTGAGACAAGACAAGATTTTATCAGTAGCCAAACAGGCAAAATGTCAAGCTGTGCATCCAGGATATGGATTTCTTTCGGAAAATACAGAATTTGCAGAGCTTTgccaaaaagaaaatattatatttataggTCCACCAGCCAGTGCAATTAGAGATATGGGTATAAAAAATACCTCAAAAGCTATTATGACAAAAGCTGGAGTCCCTATCATAGAag GATATCATGGTGAGGATCAAAATAATGAAACGTTATTAGCAGAAGCCAGAAAGATTGGTTTTCCATTAATGATTAAAGCTGTACGTGGTGGTGGTGGGAAAGGTATGAGAATTGCACAAAAAGAGTCTGATTTTATTGAGGCATTGGAATCTGCAAGAACCGAGTCCGAAAAAGCTTTCGGCGATTCGGCAGtgcttttagaaaaatatgttactGAGCCAAGGCATGTAGAAGTGCAGATCTTTGCTGACAAGCATGGGAATGTAGTTTATCTGTTTGAAAGAGATTGCTCTGTACAAAGAAGACACCAGAAAGTGATTGAGGAAGCGCCTGct CCTGGCATTTCCCAACAACTAAGACAGAAATTGGGAGAAGCAGCTGTGCGTGCTGCTAAAGCTGTAGGATACGTAGGCGCTGGAACTGTGGAGTTTATATTAGATCGAAATACtcacagtttttattttatggagATGAATACGCGACTTCAGGTAGAGCATCCGGTCACCGAGGCAATTACCGGCTTAGATTTGGTCGAGTGGCAATTGAGAGTCGCGAGTGGTGAGGAACTCCCGCTTAAACAAAAAGAGATCAGTCTTAACGGCCATGCGTTCGAAGCCAGAATTTATGCCGAG AATCCAAGGAATGGTTTCTTACCAGGAGCCGGTCAGCTTTTATACTTAAAACCTCCCGAATCAACGGATAACGTCAGAGTTGAAACTGGAGTACGCCAGAATGACGAGGTGTCTGTACATTACGATCCGATGGTAGCAAAATTAGTAGTATGGGGAAAAGATAGAGGCGAAGCTCTTAACGTACTTGTATCGAAACTCTGTGACTATAAT attgCCGGATTGGATACaaatatagaatttattaAGGATCTCTGCGCGCATCCGAAATTTAAAAGCGGGGAGGTGCATACGGGATTTATTGAGGAGAATTTTGAACAGTTATTTCCTAAAATACAAACGTCTACTAGGGTACTGATACAAGGCACTCTCGCTTTGATACTTTACGAAGATGTAGAATCGTTGAGTATTTCCTTAGAGACAAATAATCCTTTTACTCCATTTGCTGTGGAAACAGGACTTAGATTAAATCATGTGTTGAACCGCACGTTTCTTTTCGATGTTGGGAAAGAAAGTAACACGATAGACGTGAAATATATCGAACCGGATGTGTACTGTATGAGAGTTAACAAATTAGGATCCTGGAAGAAAGTAACTGGAACCTTGAAGAAGACGGATGGTAGTTTAGAGTTAATTGCGGAAATTGACGGGATTATCACCAAAGCGCGAACGGTAAAACTTAACAACAAGCTGCACATATTCACgaag GATCGTGAATGGCAATTGGTTATTCCAACTCCGAAATTCGTAAACGCGATTACGAACCAGGTGGAACAAAATCCGTATACGGCTTTAAGTCCGATGCCGGGCTTAGTTGATAAAGTTTTCGTTAATAAAGGGGATACAGTAAAAAAGGGCGATTCGTTGCTTGTTATCGTTGCTATGAAAATGGAG CATATTATTAAAGCATCTGTGAATGGAATTGTTGAAGACGTTTTGTGTTCTAAAGGTGACAACGTGGCTAAAAATAAGCTTCTTATAAAATTGGGTGAATTCCAAAcgtaa
- the LOC139107120 gene encoding transmembrane protein 209: MSNFHSSMKCISPNARVLTPKPQVEQLLDLRQTQNKARNSIIWFFINTTLLSIIVFDIFYGGFAYKPIYWVEWCLASIFALNALYHIIRYSWATLTLKSITLNPRQRPLLGVLEDDPLFKDEVSQRQTTPEPSPSLNLSSISFSRRSATLGSPVLSDKDYSATVPFLKYSNFASSKATVCSNGSLNKSTNVSLNGSLTNEDLIQDECELESYLKEVEQQRKCTLSTNVDQPSNLLSSFWSHPATRSPGEVSPLLRRCAYQLAPTIDKTKATSPAEEGNSPRGTFGALDIWRKYRVDSNKVNEWTANLRMWLSKTVVERVAFEIDNICATLVRHGLSDSQPGHVGLDRLRKLAQAQFLVCVIPTLPMLVPFLELCNNQEYLVKRIKTLAKGGSMSEFKWNGGGSHNGKEWDSSLPTDSAIIMHLISTYMDTQLEAPLDQPDARPFTSRYMARSGMELPRNKGPIIVCQSINPPHYSLALSGDSLPSDYEEVQRGRNNLFHTLLLFLYIVKTRDHGMLGRVNAGSSGINILWVIDG; encoded by the exons atgagCAACTTTCATTCTTCTATGAAATGTATATCTCCCAACGCaag agtTTTAACGCCCAAGCCACAAGTGGAACAATTACTGGATTTAAGGCAAACTCAAAACAAAGCTCGTAACAGTATTATATGGTTTTTTATCAATACCACGTTGCTTAGCATCATTGTCTTTGATAT ATTCTACGGCGGATTTGCATATAAGCCAATTTACTGGGTCGAATGGTGCTTGGCATCGATATTTGCTTTGAATGCCTTATATCACATTATACGATATTCTTGGGCAACTCTGACTTTGAAGTCAATTACACTTAATCCTAGACAACGGCCACTTTTAGGAGTCTTAGAAGATGATCCTTTATTTAAAGATGAGGTATCACAGAGGCAAACAACTCCAGAGCCAAGTCCCTCATTGAATTTATCTAGTATAAGTTTTAGCAGACGTTCAGCAACTCTTGGATCTCCAGTTTTAAGTGAca aggATTATTCAGCAACAGTTCCATTTCTTAAATACAGTAATTTTGCATCTTCTAAAGCAACAGTATGCTCCAATGGATCACTCAATAAATCTACAAACGTTTCTTTAAATGGCAGCTTGACAAATGAAGATCTTATTCAAGATGAATGCGAACTCGAGAGCTATCTTAAAGAAGTTGAGCAACAAAGAAAATGTACATTGTCTACAAATGTTGATCAACCTTCTAATCTCTTGAGTTCTTTTTGGTCTCATCCTGCTACTCGAAGTCCCGGTGAAGTGTCACCATTGTTAAGAAGATGTGCTTATCAACTTGCACCTACAAtag ATAAAACAAAAGCAACTAGCCCTGCAGAAGAAGGAAATTCTCCTAGAGGCACGTTTGGTGCCTTAGATATATGGAGAAAATATAGAGTAGACTCTAACAAAGTGAACGAATGGACTGCTAATCTCCGAATG TGGCTCAGCAAAACGGTCGTCGAACGTGTAGCTTTCGAAATAGATAATATATGCGCAACGTTAGTACGTCATGGTTTGAGTGATTCGCAACCGGGCCATGTAGGATTAGATAGACTCAGAAAACTCGCACAAGCACAGTTTTTGGTCTGCGTAATTCCCACTCTGCCCATGTTGGTGCCCTTTCTGGAGCTTTGTAATAATCAAGAATACCTcgtgaaaagaataaaaactcTTGCAAAGGGAGGATCTATGAGTGAATTTAAATGGAATGGCGGTGGGTCTCATAATGGTAAAGAGTGGGACTCCAGCTTACCAACGGATTCTGCA ataataatgcatttaatttcgaCCTATATGGATACACAATTGGAAGCACCTTTGGATCAACCGGACGCCAGGCCATTTACGTCGAGATATATGGCGAGATCTGGCATGGAACTGCCGCGAAATAAAGGCCCGATAATAGTCTGTCAATCTATAAATCCGCCACATTATAGTTTAGCGCTATCCGGCGATTCTCTACCGAGCGATTACGAAGAAGTACAACGG gGACGCAATAATTTGTTCCACacccttttactttttttatacatagTCAAGACGCGAGATCATGGTATGTTAGGACGAGTTAATGCAGGATCTTCTGGCATTAATATCCTGTGGGTGATAGACGgttga
- the Mccc1 gene encoding methylcrotonoyl-CoA carboxylase subunit alpha, mitochondrial isoform X2 — protein MHVEQADEAYCIGPAQSSQSYLRQDKILSVAKQAKCQAVHPGYGFLSENTEFAELCQKENIIFIGPPASAIRDMGIKNTSKAIMTKAGVPIIEGYHGEDQNNETLLAEARKIGFPLMIKAVRGGGGKGMRIAQKESDFIEALESARTESEKAFGDSAVLLEKYVTEPRHVEVQIFADKHGNVVYLFERDCSVQRRHQKVIEEAPAPGISQQLRQKLGEAAVRAAKAVGYVGAGTVEFILDRNTHSFYFMEMNTRLQVEHPVTEAITGLDLVEWQLRVASGEELPLKQKEISLNGHAFEARIYAENPRNGFLPGAGQLLYLKPPESTDNVRVETGVRQNDEVSVHYDPMVAKLVVWGKDRGEALNVLVSKLCDYNIAGLDTNIEFIKDLCAHPKFKSGEVHTGFIEENFEQLFPKIQTSTRVLIQGTLALILYEDVESLSISLETNNPFTPFAVETGLRLNHVLNRTFLFDVGKESNTIDVKYIEPDVYCMRVNKLGSWKKVTGTLKKTDGSLELIAEIDGIITKARTVKLNNKLHIFTKDREWQLVIPTPKFVNAITNQVEQNPYTALSPMPGLVDKVFVNKGDTVKKGDSLLVIVAMKMEHIIKASVNGIVEDVLCSKGDNVAKNKLLIKLGEFQT, from the exons ATGCATGTGGAACAAGCTGATGAAGCTTACTGTATTGGTCCAGCTCAATCTAGTCAAAGTTATTTGAGACAAGACAAGATTTTATCAGTAGCCAAACAGGCAAAATGTCAAGCTGTGCATCCAGGATATGGATTTCTTTCGGAAAATACAGAATTTGCAGAGCTTTgccaaaaagaaaatattatatttataggTCCACCAGCCAGTGCAATTAGAGATATGGGTATAAAAAATACCTCAAAAGCTATTATGACAAAAGCTGGAGTCCCTATCATAGAag GATATCATGGTGAGGATCAAAATAATGAAACGTTATTAGCAGAAGCCAGAAAGATTGGTTTTCCATTAATGATTAAAGCTGTACGTGGTGGTGGTGGGAAAGGTATGAGAATTGCACAAAAAGAGTCTGATTTTATTGAGGCATTGGAATCTGCAAGAACCGAGTCCGAAAAAGCTTTCGGCGATTCGGCAGtgcttttagaaaaatatgttactGAGCCAAGGCATGTAGAAGTGCAGATCTTTGCTGACAAGCATGGGAATGTAGTTTATCTGTTTGAAAGAGATTGCTCTGTACAAAGAAGACACCAGAAAGTGATTGAGGAAGCGCCTGct CCTGGCATTTCCCAACAACTAAGACAGAAATTGGGAGAAGCAGCTGTGCGTGCTGCTAAAGCTGTAGGATACGTAGGCGCTGGAACTGTGGAGTTTATATTAGATCGAAATACtcacagtttttattttatggagATGAATACGCGACTTCAGGTAGAGCATCCGGTCACCGAGGCAATTACCGGCTTAGATTTGGTCGAGTGGCAATTGAGAGTCGCGAGTGGTGAGGAACTCCCGCTTAAACAAAAAGAGATCAGTCTTAACGGCCATGCGTTCGAAGCCAGAATTTATGCCGAG AATCCAAGGAATGGTTTCTTACCAGGAGCCGGTCAGCTTTTATACTTAAAACCTCCCGAATCAACGGATAACGTCAGAGTTGAAACTGGAGTACGCCAGAATGACGAGGTGTCTGTACATTACGATCCGATGGTAGCAAAATTAGTAGTATGGGGAAAAGATAGAGGCGAAGCTCTTAACGTACTTGTATCGAAACTCTGTGACTATAAT attgCCGGATTGGATACaaatatagaatttattaAGGATCTCTGCGCGCATCCGAAATTTAAAAGCGGGGAGGTGCATACGGGATTTATTGAGGAGAATTTTGAACAGTTATTTCCTAAAATACAAACGTCTACTAGGGTACTGATACAAGGCACTCTCGCTTTGATACTTTACGAAGATGTAGAATCGTTGAGTATTTCCTTAGAGACAAATAATCCTTTTACTCCATTTGCTGTGGAAACAGGACTTAGATTAAATCATGTGTTGAACCGCACGTTTCTTTTCGATGTTGGGAAAGAAAGTAACACGATAGACGTGAAATATATCGAACCGGATGTGTACTGTATGAGAGTTAACAAATTAGGATCCTGGAAGAAAGTAACTGGAACCTTGAAGAAGACGGATGGTAGTTTAGAGTTAATTGCGGAAATTGACGGGATTATCACCAAAGCGCGAACGGTAAAACTTAACAACAAGCTGCACATATTCACgaag GATCGTGAATGGCAATTGGTTATTCCAACTCCGAAATTCGTAAACGCGATTACGAACCAGGTGGAACAAAATCCGTATACGGCTTTAAGTCCGATGCCGGGCTTAGTTGATAAAGTTTTCGTTAATAAAGGGGATACAGTAAAAAAGGGCGATTCGTTGCTTGTTATCGTTGCTATGAAAATGGAG CATATTATTAAAGCATCTGTGAATGGAATTGTTGAAGACGTTTTGTGTTCTAAAGGTGACAACGTGGCTAAAAATAAGCTTCTTATAAAATTGGGTGAATTCCAAAcgtaa